The sequence CCGGGGTCGCGAAAAATGCCGCGAAAGAAGCGCCCGATACGAAGACCATCCTCTGCACCAAGTCCGGCACAGACCTGCCGAACCTCGCAGACTTAGTCGCCGGCACGACGCCCGGCGAATTGCCCGAGTGCGATCCGGCGGAAGGCGTGCTGCAGCTCTACACATCCGGTACCACCGGCAATCCCAAGGGCGCGGTGCTGACCAGCGACAATCTGTTCAAGTTGCGGCCTTTGGTCGAGGATCATCCCGACCATGCCTGGATCGACCTGAAGCCCGGTGACAGCACGCTGGCGGTCATGCCCTGCGCGCATATCGCCGGGTCCGGCATCGGCCCGATTGCCTTTTACAATGGCGCGACGATGATGGTGATTCCCGAATTCCATCCCGACCATGTCCTCGATTGTATCGACAAGGGGCTGAACCAGTTTTTCCTCGTGCCGACCGCACTGCAGATGCTGGTCAACTGGCCGCGCGCGAAAGATACGGATTTCTCCTGCGTCCGCTCGGTCACCTATGGCGCCGCGCCGATCCCGCTGGAATTGCTGCGCCAGTGTATCCAGACCATGCCGCAGGCTTTGTTCTGCCAGCAATATGGAATGACCGAGACCACCGGCACCGTCTGCATCCTGCCACCCGGCGACCATGATCCCGACGGCAATGAGCGGATGCGCGGCATCGGGGTCCCACTGCCCAGCGTCGAGATGAAAATCGTCGACGAAAAAAGGCAGGAAGTCCCGCCCGGCACGATTGGAGAAATCGCCACACGTTCCGGCCTCAACATGCTGCATTATTTCAACAATCCGGAGAAGACCGCGGAGACGGTCGACGCCGACGGCTGGCTCTACACCGGCGACGCGGCGGTGATGGACGA comes from Sphingorhabdus sp. YGSMI21 and encodes:
- a CDS encoding long-chain-fatty-acid--CoA ligase, whose protein sequence is MTETRRCMGSSIAHWAAKTPDNIAIDDPDGQVSYAELDRRVTEYAQAFTGAGLSRGDRICWLGKNSGLYFTLFAAASRAGMVIAPIGWRLAAPEVAYVLKDTGAPLLICEPEFAGVAKNAAKEAPDTKTILCTKSGTDLPNLADLVAGTTPGELPECDPAEGVLQLYTSGTTGNPKGAVLTSDNLFKLRPLVEDHPDHAWIDLKPGDSTLAVMPCAHIAGSGIGPIAFYNGATMMVIPEFHPDHVLDCIDKGLNQFFLVPTALQMLVNWPRAKDTDFSCVRSVTYGAAPIPLELLRQCIQTMPQALFCQQYGMTETTGTVCILPPGDHDPDGNERMRGIGVPLPSVEMKIVDEKRQEVPPGTIGEIATRSGLNMLHYFNNPEKTAETVDADGWLYTGDAAVMDEDGYFYIKDRVKDMIISGGENVYPAEVENAIFGHPQVNEVAVIGIPDAKWGEAVKAVVSPKPDAGEVDTDSVIAWARERIAGFKVPKTVDVIPELPRNASGKILRRELRAPYWEGNDRGVN